In Labeo rohita strain BAU-BD-2019 chromosome 4, IGBB_LRoh.1.0, whole genome shotgun sequence, the DNA window GAGCCTTAGTCTTTACAGATATGTTCAACATCATTTGACAGGCAAATTGATTATACTTGAGGAATTCGAATTCGAATCAAGTGGTTATAATGACTTGAATTTTATCTGTAAATCGATGTCTGGGTGTTCAAACCAGATTCTTCATATTGGATAGTCCAAACTTAGGagtagttcaccaaaaaataaacattttgttatcatttactcaccctcatgtcgttccaaacctgtttgggTTTCTTTATTCAAAGAAGATACTTTGAAGAACTGAACAGTTGTtagtccccattgacttccgtAGTAGGgaaagaaatttgaaagaagtTTGACTATCAgcagtcttcaaaatatcttcttttatgttcaacataagaaagacactcatacaggtttggaaggacatgagggtgactaattaatgacattatcatcaatattttttggtgaactgtccctttaagagtgGTTAAAAGCCTGTCAAATGAATTTTCAGAGAAACAGGACATTCCAACAAGATGTGAATCGCTGTATGTTACAagatgtgtttatatgtgtgatagtaatgtgtgtgtgtggctggtTTATCAGATTAACATTTGGGAAGATGTGTTTATTTTGCCAATGAGTATTAACTTCATTAGATACTTCAGTATcatgtttgaattttttatttttaagaaaacactgGAAATCATCGTAAAGCAATAACAAGCTTCTTTCAGATCGTTTGTGCTTTTAAACTTACATTCACAGTTAAAATCTCTCAAATATTACCGTTACTTGTAGGGtgctttatataaatataaagtaaaaaccCTAGTATTTACCACTAACTGAAGGTTTAAATGCAGCAATTACTTTGTAAATCCATGTTTGATTACTGCAGTTCTTGCACCTTGCTTAGAAATTAAGAAGTATTGTCTTTAAATGATCCTCTATTCTTTGATGCATCGGTTTTACTCCTGAATCCCTTCGGAGAGAAAAGTAGTATTTACAAGAGAAGACGGGATGAATAACAGCTTTGAATCACTTAATGTTACTTAGTTTTGGTTTTTAGACTCTCAGCTGTGTTAGCACGTCAACCTGTGTATTttatttccttctttttttataatgacTCGGATCATTTGTAcgtatttattttcaaatgatgCTTTCGTGACACTGGTTGATTTTGGATTAACTTAATCTTTGGGTGACTTACGCAGCTGACActgtatcatttatttattttaggtaatCTACTTTCAGTCTTTATATAGTATGAAATGTCCATCTTGTGTGAACCTCATTTTAGGCCCCTAAAGTTGCTGAAATCCCAGAGAATCCTCTCATTGGAGGGATGAGGAAGCCGCAGGAACTGTCCTTTTGTTTGCGGTGCTGATGCATGCCACATGTTTTAGATCTTGGAGAAGTACTTTTGCTGTAAATGAATTCGTTCCTCTTCTAGATTTTCTCATTCCATCTGGTTTTTCCCTGTATGAAAGCTTCTCAACATCATCATGTTATAAAAAGCTCTTTGTCTAAAATGGGTTTCTCTATCATGTTTATATTCGTGAAGCAACTCATTAAAATTGCTCCGTTCATTCATATTAGTGTCCACTCTGAATTTTTTGTTATCTTGTGAATGGTGTGTGCAGACGGGACGTTATTTCAACAAGGGGTAGGCATGAACGGTATTCCAGGACAGCGCACGGGTCCTAGAGAACATTCCTCTATGAAGAGTCATTCTTcatggaatattatttttagtttagggGCATGCTGATGGCATCTGGGAAACGAATGCTCTGCACTGTCTCATCGGCATCAAGTAAGTGTTTTTATAGTAGAAACCTGAGATTTCGCAGTTGCAACAGTTTAACCAGTTACATATGagcttgtttgttcattcataaaaaaaggtacaaaagccgCCACTGGGGCAGTACCTTATTTACACATAAAGGGTACATATTACTACCTTTGAAATACCCAGAGACTACTTATTAGTacctaaatggtacatattagtaccttttgaaaaTGTACGATCCCAGTGAGAGATTTTGCACCAAGCTCCTGAGATGATAGTAGGATGCTGCAAATAGAAAGTATTTACAgggcaaaaaaactaaaaaaaaaaaaaaaacattacatgtcTGTGTTAAAATTTGATCTGTAAATGTTAAATTGCTGCATTTCTTCCCATTTAATTCGCtgttttgaaaagtttaagtgttacctacactaccagtcaaattgtttttttgtttttttaaaaaaaactcttctgctgaccaagcctgcatttatttgatccaaagtacagcaaaaattgtaaaattctgaaatatttttactatttaaaaaaactgttttctatttgaatatattttgaaatataatttattcctgtaatttcaaagctgaatgttttgcatcattactccagtcacatgatccttcagaaatcattttaatattctgatttgctgctcaaaaaaacatttatttttatgttgaaaacagctgagtaatttttgttcaggtttctttgaatagaaagttcagaagaacagcatttatctgaaatagaaatcttttgtaacataaatatctttatcatcacttttgattaatttaaagcatccgtgctaaataaaagtattaatttctataatttctttaaattaataaataaatactgactccaagcttttaaatggtatagtgtataatgttacaaaagctttttatttcatataaatgctgatcttgttttaaatattgataataataataaatatcttttttttttttaacagcaaatcagcatattagaatgatttctgaaaatcaTGCCACAGTGaagactaatgatgctgaaaatgtagctttgatcacaggaataaattacattttaaaatatgttcaaacaGAAAACTAGTTTGCATTTgctgtatcaaataaatacagtagagACTTgaaaaaccttttgactggtagtgtatatcttgACCATGTTTATacataattataacaaatacaaaatgaaattaGGGGTGGTGATTGCATAACAGTTATTTCAGacaaaaaactataatttaaatgtaaaggtCAAATAAACCTGATTAGGCTTGATTAGGCTAATAAATTCatgcacaaaatgtaaaatgtccaTGTTTTCTATTAGTATTATAACCCATTCAATATAGTGGTGaaacaaaaacactaataacCTACTTACTTGACACTAAATTACACAGTACACGTGTAAGTTTCAAAACTAATTTGGAATATTACATCAAAGTTCCAaattccaaaaaacaaacaaacaaaaaaaaaacacggagctacaaactaaacaaaatttaCACTTCCCaattttctttataaatatgatttttttttattttaaggtaatTAAACGCTTTTTGTCTCAAAACCGATAtacattttggttaaaaatgttacatcatAAGGTCTAATGTCGTTTAGCGCGTTCACCCTTTTTTACAGAGAGCCCAAAAACAGCTCTCCCGAACTATTTTCGTGCTGAAGTACCGAAGACCGAGCTACCGACATGTGCTCATGGCTGACGGACACGAGCGAGAAGGATGTGCTGCGTTTGTTCCGACATCTGCTGTCCTCGTAGTAGTAGCGCGTAACTCCGCCCACCGGGATCGCAGTGCACTGGCTGCTGCCCTAGCAACCGGCCCCGCCCACGTTTCCCGCGTAATTTTCTCTTCCTTATATGGGCAATAGAATGCAGACGCAGTCAAACGTCAGCCGCGTATGCAAATGAGGTTGATTGAAGAAATTCAGAAAATGGTGGATGGAGCTCGGCGCATGCGTAAACATTTTACTACACTCAGACAGAAAGTGAGACAGTAACGAGTGGCGCATTGTTAAATGAGTAACGCCTGTAACTCTTGGATTTCACCGTGtgcttttgactttaactgctCCAAGTCGAGGTAAGAAAAAAGGTTTTTTCTTAAAAGTAACTTAGTTGTTTATCTACGCGCGGCAGATGTTACATTCGCCGTTAAAGAAGTTGTGTGACAGGGTGAAAGCTGTCGCGTTCACTAGAAATGTAGCGGTAAGGTCACTTTTGAGCCTTGCTgatattgttttacattttgcttCATTGTAAAAGCGTGTAAGCTGAATGTTTACACTTGAGGAGGTTGCTACTGTCCGTAACGTTACAGCGCGCATCACATTTTAGGGCGCTCGCATCCTTTCCTGATGATCGCTGTTAACATAATTGATTCATGTGAATGCAAAATCAATTCAGTTACACTTGACATAAACAGAAATACGTGTTTTGACAGAAATTGTCAGTAATGCGTGTTCAATTAATCAACTTTGCATTCGCATACTGGTTGAAAATACAAACTACCTGGTTAAACTATATTAGCaagcatgcattttaaaatataggtaTGGTTTAATGCACACACgtgcttttaaaaaacaagttttGCGCTTTCTACTCGTTTTGAACTTGAGAAGTATCCGTCCGTGTGACTGCGTGTGGTCTCTGTTACTCTGCTGTTGGTGGGTGTGCTTCAAAACAAACCCGCATTTTCACAAGCTCATCAATGTTAACAAACTTCTGCTTCGCAGAGTTGAAGTTCAACGTTTGTGTAACGATTAAAAGCGGTGCTGCTGTTAAAGATTCATTCCGTGCGCGACGGAGGCGGTGTCACTGACGCATTTAAACGTGGAGCTAATAAAAtcgatattttatttttgcattcagCTAGATTGTTTCAAAGTGTGTTATGTTGTCCCGTTAAGAAAATGAACACGCAAATGCGTGTTTTGTTAAGCTCAGCGCTCCTGAGCGAAGTTGTTGCACGGACAGCATGTGTTTACAGTATCGAGCGCAAAGCATGGAGTCGCACGAGCCTCCCTGACGCAGAGTCGCGGGGAAAACAAAGAGCGGCGGACGGGCAGTTCGATTAAATTCAACCGGGTTTATTCATTGAGCACCAATGGCTTCAAAAGAAAGGATGCGAATTGGCCCCTCGCACCGAGAAATCGTCGTTTTCACTGAAACTGCGGGGAAAACATGCTGAATGTGTCTGTTTAAAGATGCCGTGTGGCGTGCCATGCTTCCGTGCGAGCTAGTGGGCGGTGAATACGGCGGGACACACGCACCATTTCACTGCAGTGCGCGGAGGACTGTGCATTTAAACATTGCGAAATATTAACAGTGTCTGTATTATGGCATCTGGTTGACTTTAGATGACATTTAGATGTGTTGGTGCCACTTTTTGTTGCGGTTTCTGACTGTAACGGCGTCGCGTTACTTTCTTGCCCCCATTTTCTGCCCCTCCTCTCAAACGCGTTGCCATGTTTGAATTGCGTCAGAGGCAGAATATACAAGCGCCAGTTCAACTCTCGCACTTTGTGCAGTGCATAATTTTAGACatgttgttaaatattaatatgcatgtatgtaattaaaaatgaaaatgcaaacgCTTTATATAGACATTGGAGAGGGGCCTCTTCTGTAATGACCCAGTTATAACATGAATTTGATGCTTCGCGAGGGCTCCGTTGCTGTCACCGATCAGTGTCGATGTGAGAAGCCACCGGTGTCCGGCTCTATCAGCACCGAGGTTATATAAGACCGAGCGCTCGGTGCATTAAGCTCTAATACCACTGACGCGATGATGACTGATAACCCATatttcatctctctctctctcatagaATATTCTATATGCAATATAAAGTAatagttatataatatatgtaatatttattgacACTTTTGacacaaaagtttgggatcggtaagattaatgtttttaaaaaaagtctcacgctcatcaaagttccatttatttgattaaaaaaatacagaaaaaatagtgatattgtgcaatattattgcaatttaaaatagtgggtttgtattttaatatactttacaatttaatttatttctgtgatgcaaagctgatttttcagcatcattactccagtctttagtgtcgcatgatctttcagaagtcattctgatatgctgattaattataatgttggaaacagtcgTGCTGCTTCAtcattttttggaacctgtgatagtTTTTCCAGGATTTCTTGatgaattaaaaagtatttattcaaaatagaaataatttctaataatatatgtgactttactatcacttttttatcagtttaacacatgcttgctgaataaaagtattcatttctttcgaacaaagaaaggaagaaaaaaatgactgaccccaaactgtggtgtgtgtttctattttaaataaaagctgttctttttaacgttttattcattgaaacgtatcacaggttccaaaaaaatagtaaggagcacaactgtttccaacgttgataataaatcagcatattagaatgatttctgaagcactgaagactggagtaataatgctgaaaattcagctttgcatcacaggaattaattctattttaaagtatattaaaatagaaaaccgctattttaaattgtaataatatttcataatattacaatttctttctggatttttaattaaataaacacagccttgatgagcagaaaatacttcttaaaaaaaccttaaaaatcttactgattccaaacttttgaatggcagcgTATGTAAATTTATAGtgttaataaaagtattcattaataaatattgcatactgtatataactattaatttatattacatatagaATATTCtacaaaagagaaaaagagataagtagtcataataaatatttttattaatgcaatttttacCATTATTTCCATGACTTGACCAATAattagtaaatgttttattacatataCAATACTGGTCAAAAAATtggtggaaactgtgatacagcaccgttcaaaagtttagggtaagataaaaacaaataataataatacataacaataaagacacattaaactgattaaaattgacatttataatgttacaaatgatttgcatttcaaataaatgctgttataaataaatgcccccccccaggtttctttgattaataagtttccacaaaaatactgagctgcaaaacagttcaaaacattaataactgttaggtaacactttaaggttcattagttcacattagttaactacgTTAGTTAACAGGAgataagaatgaacaatacttctacagcatgtATTAGTCTTAGTTAATTAGTAACtacaacatttactaatgcattattaaaacaaacaaagttgtgtttgttaacattagttaatgcattgtgaactaacatgaacaacacaatgaacgactgtgtttttattaactaacattaacaaagattgtgtaataaatgtattgttcattgctcgttcatgttagttaatacatttactattgttaacaaatgacaccttataaAGTGTTATATGTAAATGCATAACAGTAACTTTAGTTGTTTGTAACTGTGTTTGTACTTGTTACATTTTTGTAGCAAATCAGTTTTCTGCTGTGGGAACAAAAAGAAAGTTGTTTTAATTCCCATCCATGTATTACAGATGTTTGGCTTTCATAAGCCGAAGATGTACCGCAGCCTTGATGGATGCTGCATCTGCAGGGCAAAATCCTCCAGCTCTCGTTTCACTGACAGCAAGCGCTATGAGAGAGATTTTCAGAGCTGCTTTGGGTGAGTTGGGTATCTATTATGTGCTTGTGGTTCCTCTGTAATAACATGATATTAACATCTGCCTCGTTTAATTACTTTGAGTACAGGATTTGTATGCTGTATCTCTAGTCAAGCGTTTCAGACCTTTTCTTTTCgaataatgtttgtttgtaatgtgaGAACGTCAATGATTTCCATATGCGTTCTTCTATTACAACGGGATACTTCTACAGTTTAGGCGAGACTCGCTCTGGTGAAATCTGCAACGCTTGCGTCCTGCTGGTGAAACGCTGGAAGAAGCTTCCCGTCGGTTCCAAAAAGAACTGGAATCATGTAagtttaatttcagcattttccaaGCTTCAACTAAGAGCCACACTCTCACAGCTTGTTATTTATCACACTGAAGTCTTTTCAATTCAATGTTCAATACACATTGTTCTAAAGCAGCCTTACGCACAAACCACCATAGTGAACAAGTAAACTGTAGCTACAGTGGCAACTCCCTAAGATGTTAAAGTAGATGAGGAGGAAACCTTTGGAGGAACTGAGAATCAGCTGGGGAAGCCCACATCCTCAGAATAAcacatatttaaacaatttcatACATGCACAAATGTATATTTGGACAGATgcaatagtattaataataatttgcaacGTAGTATTGCATGGTAGTAGTCACTACTTTCTTATTCAATTTAGTAAGATTCTAATGATTACCAATGGAAGCTAATGCAGTTcatatgaaatgaaaaacagtGTAATCATGGTTGGGCCCACtgattatttataaatagatagatttctttgttttgttttttaactaatataattttaatatgacaATACATAAGTGAAATAATTATAAACTGAccctataatataatataatataatataatatttttcagaattttattttatattaaatgtatagttataaacaaaacaaatacatttatattaatttgtgtttcaggcgttgtatttatatgaaaataactaagagttttttttttaaaaacctgacctataatataatataatataatataatataatataatataatattacatatgacaaatataattataaatctgaccaatataatataatatttacataaagcacatgttttaaagcacattcaaatatgacaaaaataattataaatctggccaagatataatataatataatataatataataatataatatatttatataaagcacatgtttcaaagcagctttaaatatgacaaaaataatcataaatctgaccaataaaatataatatttatataaagcacatgttttaaagaacattcaaatatgacaaaaataattataaatctggccaaaataaatataatataatataatataatataatatataatataataaaatatttatataaatcgCATTGTTTCAGAGCAGCtttaaatatgacaaatataattataaatctgaccaataaaatataatatttacataaagcacatgttttaaagaacattcaaatatgacaaaaataattataaatctggccataatataatataatataatataatataatataatataatataatataatataatataatataatataatataatatttatataaatcgcattgtttcaaagcagctttaaatATGACACATATAATTATAAATCTggccataatataatataatataatataatataatataatataatataatataatataatattggttataacaaaacaaatacatttatatgaatttgtgttttagaaattgtatttatatgaaaataaataaatattttaaacctgacctattatattatattatattatattatattaaagccatctttatttatatataaagcacatactttcaaagcagcttcatagtaataaaataaaataacagaataaatgatgaaaactgcatcaaatatgaaaaaattattataaatctgaccaatataatataatataaattagtaTATATAAGATTGCttgtatgtataatataatataatataatatagtataatataattttccGTCACAGTCTGAGGATTGTTACTGTCATTAATTGTTATCAGGTGGTTGATGCCAGAGGGGGACCCAGTCTGAAAACTACAGTGAAGTCAAAGAAAGTCAAATCCCTGTCCAGACGGATCAGACCGAACCAGCTCAGCAGAGTTCAGAAGGAACTGAAGAGACACAGTGAGTACATAGTCACACATTtcaattacaaaaacaacagcatataCTTCTTAACACATTCTTAACAATAATCTTTCACATAATGATTTTGCCAAAATGTCTTCGTTAACAGATTCAGACGCTCACAGCACCACCTCCAGCGCCAGCCCCGCCCAGTCGCCCAGCTACAGTAACCAATCAGATGAAGGCTCTGACTCTGAGTTGACTCCTGGCTCCGCCCGCTCTCCAGTCTTTTCCTTCTTGGACCTGACGTACTGGAAAAGGTATTTATTTTGCAGAACCAGCTTTGATATATGAGTTTGGCCTTTTATTTACACTTATTTTACTCTCTAGGCAGCGGGTATGTTGCGGGATCATCTACAAAGGTCGCTTTGGGGAGGTTCTGATCGACCCTCATCTCTACAAACCCTGCTGCCAGAAGAAACAAGAGCAAGAGCatgaggaagaagaagaagaggaagaggaggaagaagaggaagacGGCGACCTTGAGAAAGAAGAAGTGCAGAGCAGTCAAGAAATTCTCTCGTCCATTCAACCGCACTCCTCTTCCCAAATAAAAATGGAGCAGGAAGTGGACGAGGAGTGGTGATGCCACATTCCCAGGGTACTGACTTGGCATTCTTAGGAAGCCTTCGAGAGTCCCCTCAGACGCTCTCAAAGACGTTCTCTCAGATTGCCTTCGATTCAAGAGCAGCTGGATCCTTGTTCGTCTTTTCCTGTTTCTTTCTTCCTTGTTGAGAATGTGTCCCTTTCATTTCCTTCGCAGTCAAATCAACCTACTGAACCGGCGTCCTTGTTTTCTAGAGCCTGGTACCACGCTATTCATTTATAATGAGAGAAAATGAGTTTGCTTTTTTGCTATCCCGCTCAAACACAGAATGCTGGATCTACATACATCATGCATAGAAATGTAGGGAATAGACTTGGACAGTGACCACCATTGTGCCCTTCCTCTGGGGTGACGGTCTCTCTGCACTTAGTATACAGTATTTAGTATACAACAAACAGCATTTGATAAATCCTAGCTCAGCGAAGATGACGTTCCACCATTTTGCTGGGATATAGCAATAATTAGGGAAGATCTTTgccttttatatatttatttttttctgtctctgtctttatttttaaggtctGCTCTGATTTTTCCACTCAGTTTGTATTTAAAGCGACAGGTCacctaaaaatgtgtttttttttgtataaatgacTCACCATTCACCCACATTCTGTTCCGAACCTCTTtcagtttctttcttctttttgtggaacacaaaaagtgAGTTTTTGACATCTGTCTGTATCattcaaaataatgaaagcGAATGGGGACTAAAGCACcctaaaagtattttaaaaatcgaGCTGTGTGCTACATTCCAAGTCTTTTATAGCCATATGATAGCGATAAACTAAAGTTTATGTCATATGGACGgcatttaagaaacatttatggtGCTTGACTGCATTTTCCCTTTCACTTTTCCctttcacttttaaaattcacatttttgtgtttaatgtaAGAAAAGTGAAGCAGGATGTtgtgaaggtgagtaaatgatgacagatttttcattttaaggtgaactgtcactttaaacTCTGGTTTCATTGGAGGTTGTCTGTATTTAGCCTCTAATAGGCAACAAACTCAACTCGACTCATAGTGTTTTACCGCAAACATTTTCCCAGACAGCATTTCTCTGGTGCTGAGGTAAACTGGGCATGGCCAACCAAAAATAATGCCTGGCTATCAACACTCTTGTATTCAATATTAAGTGTACTAATGTAAATATCCAAAAGTGTAGATTTGACGTTTTTGGAAAAGAGCATGAACGCTAAGAAAGCTATTGATGAAAATCTGCATGAATTTTGCATGgccttttaagatttttattttcttattttgttttgcaaCCATGTTGCAacctaatttaataataatttgggCACATTTTGAGACAGTCCCAATATATTTTTGTAGATAAATtcaagaaaagaacaaaaatgaatcagactttgaCTACAACGTGACATCTTGAGATGTCGGTGTTGTTTAATTCTTACAGGGATTTAATTGTCTTCTATTTTTAAGAATTGGATATTTTCAATATTGTCTCATTCGAAGCCAAAAAGCCcaacatttttgctatttattcAGTCAGCTTATGTGTTCATATACCTCCTTTCTCTCTCCTTTTCTGCCTTTTGTAAATACAGTGTTTTCGCAACGACAGATACTACTTATTTTTTACTGTCGTGAAAGAATTGAGCACATCGTCTGGTCGTTTCTGGTTTgatgttttatgtttcttttgCCTTCTCCAGGGAAAATACTGAAAGGCTAAAGCAATGTCACCTTGTAACGTcacattttcattataaatgacttGTCTGTAATAAGCTTTCACGTATAAGAGGTATTCATGCTATATATCCCGAGATTTTCCCTTTGTTCCAGTCCaccttatttgtgaccctggaccacaaaaccagtcttaagtagcacaagtatatttgtagcaatagccaaaaacacaatgtatgggtcaaaattatcaatttttcttttatgccgaaaatcattaggatattaaccAAGGGTCATGTTCcgtgaaaatattttgtaaatttcctaccgtaaatgtatcaaaacgtaatttttgattagtaatatgcattgccaagaacttcatttggacaactttaaaagcgatttttttcaatctttttttttttttccaccctcagattccagatattcaaatagttgtatctgcgCCAAATTTTGTTctctcctaacaaaccatacatcaatgaaaaatgtatttattcagctttcagatgatgcataaatcgcAATTTCGAAAAAGTGAcactcatgactggttttgtggtccagggtcacatttgttaacGCGAAAGTAAGCctgtgggtgagacttccggaaATGACTAGAATAACAACAACGCGcggtaaacggtaaaactgtttgcactacaaaaccagtgtgttcacaattaagacaatacataaaaataacatagtAAGACGCATAAATTTGCattatcaagcagcaaaaggaGTTGTTTTGTACAACTAGCTGGACGCGAACGAGACCGGAAGCCTGACCCATACAACTTACAAATAGTCGCGCCCGGTTTTAaggcaaaaataaggtggataggtcTGTCCTGTCTGGCttctttatcattttattgtttaatacgATAGCCTTGGCTGTCTTGGATTGTACAAATTACATTGACGCACACATACTTCTGTCAAATTCCACGGGGTGGCCCTAGAGAGCTGATTTGTTTCACACAAAACACTCCATTGCACATGAATTTTAATCCTTCTCTTTCTGGGCAGTTTATTTAATATGTGCTCAGTTTTGAAATGGGTATTTTGATGGTGGCAGCTTGTGGCTTTAGTGTGAATATGCCATATCACAGAATGACATGAACAATGACTGTATTCGTGGTAACATCCGTTCAGGTGAAGCACCTACATGGGGATTGCTATCGTG includes these proteins:
- the sinhcaf gene encoding SIN3-HDAC complex-associated factor, whose amino-acid sequence is MFGFHKPKMYRSLDGCCICRAKSSSSRFTDSKRYERDFQSCFGLGETRSGEICNACVLLVKRWKKLPVGSKKNWNHVVDARGGPSLKTTVKSKKVKSLSRRIRPNQLSRVQKELKRHNSDAHSTTSSASPAQSPSYSNQSDEGSDSELTPGSARSPVFSFLDLTYWKRQRVCCGIIYKGRFGEVLIDPHLYKPCCQKKQEQEHEEEEEEEEEEEEEDGDLEKEEVQSSQEILSSIQPHSSSQIKMEQEVDEEW